One Rosa chinensis cultivar Old Blush chromosome 3, RchiOBHm-V2, whole genome shotgun sequence DNA window includes the following coding sequences:
- the LOC112193213 gene encoding uncharacterized protein LOC112193213: protein MVVWSYPPTRKQLVVTACCFVAGTGLFGVGAHLSLANVGPQQERVKASREFVKDRLRKLLDDD, encoded by the coding sequence ATGGTGGTGTGGTCGTATCCGCCGACGCGGAAGCAGCTTGTTGTGACGGCGTGCTGTTTCGTCGCCGGGACGGGACTGTTCGGCGTCGGAGCTCACCTGTCGCTGGCCAACGTGGGGCCACAGCAAGAACGGGTCAAGGCGAGCAGGGAGTTTGTCAAGGACCGCCTGAGAAAGCTTCTGGATGATGATTGA